The following coding sequences lie in one Cupriavidus sp. WKF15 genomic window:
- a CDS encoding type II secretion system F family protein yields MATRAPAAGARAAAPSRAKAGRKAPTQYIFEWEGKDRKGKTFTGEQRAENQAEVTAALRKQGLTVVKMKKRKAARGKKITEKDIAYFTRQLSTMLKAGIPLLQSIDIIARGHANPNFTQLLSDIRFDIESGSSMAQAFRRHPRYFDTLYCNLIDAGEQGGILDSLLERLSLYMEKTIALKSQIKSAMIYPIAVLTVAFAVTVILMLFVIPAFKGVFSSFGANLPAPTLVVIAISDFFVSYWYIVIGIPVGGIALYLRALKKSEKVQRSTDRMLLKLPIFGSLFRKAVIARWTRTLATMFAAGTPLVESMESVAGAAGNWVYYDATREIEQAVRIGTSLTNAMQATHVFDAMVLQMTQIGEESGALDNMLLKVAEFYEREVDDAVAAISSLIEPLIIVVLGVLIGGMVVAMYLPIFKLGQVV; encoded by the coding sequence ATGGCAACGCGCGCACCAGCAGCGGGCGCACGGGCGGCAGCGCCGTCACGCGCGAAAGCAGGACGCAAGGCACCTACGCAGTACATCTTTGAGTGGGAAGGCAAGGACCGCAAGGGCAAGACGTTCACCGGGGAACAGCGGGCCGAGAACCAGGCCGAGGTCACGGCGGCACTGCGCAAGCAGGGCCTCACCGTGGTCAAGATGAAAAAGCGCAAGGCGGCGCGCGGCAAGAAGATCACCGAGAAGGACATCGCGTACTTCACCCGCCAGCTCTCGACCATGCTCAAGGCGGGCATCCCGCTGCTGCAGTCGATCGACATCATCGCGCGCGGCCATGCCAACCCGAACTTCACGCAGCTGCTGTCCGACATCCGCTTCGACATCGAGTCCGGCAGCAGCATGGCGCAGGCCTTCCGCCGCCACCCGCGCTATTTCGACACGCTGTACTGCAACCTGATCGACGCCGGCGAACAGGGCGGTATCCTCGATTCCCTGCTGGAGCGCCTGTCGCTCTACATGGAAAAGACCATCGCGCTGAAGAGCCAGATCAAGTCCGCGATGATCTACCCGATCGCGGTGCTGACCGTGGCCTTTGCCGTGACGGTGATCCTGATGCTGTTCGTGATCCCGGCCTTCAAGGGCGTGTTCTCGAGCTTCGGCGCCAACCTGCCGGCGCCGACGCTGGTAGTGATCGCGATCTCGGACTTCTTTGTCTCGTACTGGTACATCGTCATCGGCATACCGGTGGGCGGCATCGCCCTCTATTTACGGGCCTTGAAGAAGTCGGAGAAGGTCCAGCGCAGCACCGACCGCATGTTGCTGAAGCTGCCCATCTTCGGCAGCCTGTTCCGCAAGGCCGTGATCGCGCGCTGGACGCGTACGCTCGCCACCATGTTCGCCGCCGGCACGCCGCTGGTGGAATCGATGGAATCCGTGGCGGGTGCCGCCGGCAACTGGGTCTACTACGACGCCACGCGCGAGATCGAACAGGCGGTGCGCATCGGCACCAGCCTGACCAACGCCATGCAGGCCACGCACGTGTTCGATGCCATGGTGCTGCAGATGACCCAGATCGGCGAGGAATCGGGCGCGCTCGACAATATGCTGCTCAAGGTGGCCGAGTTCTACGAGCGCGAGGTCGATGACGCCGTGGCGGCCATTTCGAGCCTGATCGAACCGCTGATCATCGTGGTGCTGGGCGTGCTCATCGGCGGCATGGTGGTCGCGATGTACCTGCCGATCTTCAAGCTGGGACAGGTGGTGTAA
- a CDS encoding A24 family peptidase — MNPVFPAGGASTLPALAALPPSFLLAAAAVLGLLVGSFLNVVIHRLPRMMEYDEANYIAELRGDPLPYPERYNLMVPRSACPHCGHAIAAWENIPVISYLFLRGRCSSCKAPIGMRYPLVELACGVLSALAAWHFGPTWQGVAALMLLWSLLALTMIDADTQLLPDQITLPLVWLGLLLNLGGLFVPLADAVIGAAAGYLLLWSAYWAFKLVRGKEGMGYGDFKLMAALGAWFGWQALPTLVLLSSVVGVVFGVASIALRRQGRDTPFPFGPFIAGAGVLVLFFGPAVLPLPMP, encoded by the coding sequence ATGAATCCGGTATTTCCCGCCGGCGGCGCCTCCACGCTGCCGGCGCTGGCGGCGCTGCCGCCGTCGTTCCTGCTGGCGGCAGCGGCCGTCCTCGGCCTGCTGGTGGGCAGCTTCCTGAACGTGGTGATCCACCGGTTGCCGCGCATGATGGAGTATGACGAGGCCAACTACATCGCCGAACTGCGCGGCGATCCCCTGCCCTACCCGGAACGCTACAACCTGATGGTGCCGCGCTCGGCCTGCCCGCACTGTGGACATGCCATCGCCGCCTGGGAGAACATTCCGGTCATCAGCTACCTCTTCCTGCGCGGGCGCTGCTCGTCGTGCAAAGCGCCTATCGGCATGCGGTACCCGCTGGTGGAGCTGGCTTGCGGCGTGCTGAGCGCGCTGGCTGCCTGGCACTTCGGACCGACCTGGCAGGGCGTGGCCGCGCTGATGCTGCTGTGGTCGCTGCTGGCGCTGACGATGATCGATGCCGATACGCAGCTCCTGCCCGACCAGATCACGCTGCCGTTGGTGTGGCTGGGGCTGCTGCTCAACCTGGGCGGGCTGTTCGTGCCGCTGGCCGATGCGGTGATCGGCGCCGCGGCCGGCTACCTGCTGCTGTGGTCCGCCTACTGGGCGTTCAAGCTGGTGCGCGGCAAGGAAGGCATGGGCTATGGCGACTTCAAGCTGATGGCCGCGCTGGGCGCCTGGTTCGGCTGGCAGGCGCTGCCGACGCTGGTGCTGCTGTCTTCGGTGGTCGGCGTGGTCTTTGGCGTGGCCAGCATCGCGCTGCGCCGCCAGGGCCGCGACACGCCCTTCCCGTTCGGCCCCTTCATTGCCGGCGCCGGCGTGCTGGTGCTGTTCTTCGGCCCCGCCGTGCTGCCGCTGCCGATGCCGTGA
- the coaE gene encoding dephospho-CoA kinase (Dephospho-CoA kinase (CoaE) performs the final step in coenzyme A biosynthesis.): protein MLEIGLTGGIGSGKTRVADMFAARGAAIIDTDLLAHEITAPGGQAIPALVEAFGPQCLRPDGAMDRDAMRALVFADPAAKARLEGITHPLIRNLTTTRAKAIADTGEHPYLIYVVPLLVESGTWVERVGRVLVVDCTEDTQVARVMARNGFSREQVLAIMAKQATRAQRLAVADDVVDNDGPVEALTAQVDRLDQTYRSLSAAGVTRA from the coding sequence ATGCTGGAGATCGGACTGACAGGCGGCATCGGCAGCGGCAAGACGCGCGTGGCCGACATGTTTGCCGCGCGCGGCGCCGCCATCATCGACACCGACCTGCTTGCCCACGAGATCACCGCCCCGGGCGGGCAGGCCATTCCCGCGCTGGTCGAGGCCTTCGGCCCGCAGTGCCTGCGCCCCGACGGCGCCATGGACCGCGACGCCATGCGTGCGCTGGTCTTTGCCGATCCTGCCGCCAAGGCGCGACTCGAAGGCATCACCCATCCGCTGATCCGCAACCTGACCACCACGCGCGCCAAGGCCATCGCCGATACCGGCGAGCACCCGTACCTGATCTACGTGGTGCCACTGCTGGTCGAATCCGGCACCTGGGTCGAGCGCGTCGGGCGGGTGCTGGTGGTCGATTGCACCGAGGACACGCAGGTTGCGCGCGTCATGGCGCGCAACGGCTTCAGCCGCGAGCAGGTGCTGGCCATCATGGCGAAACAGGCCACGCGGGCACAGCGCCTGGCCGTGGCCGACGATGTGGTCGACAACGACGGGCCAGTCGAAGCGCTGACCGCGCAGGTGGACCGGCTGGACCAGACCTATCGGTCGCTGTCCGCCGCCGGCGTCACGCGAGCCTGA
- the zapD gene encoding cell division protein ZapD produces the protein MILYEYPFNERIRTLLRLEDLFDRLDYFLGQEHALQHHVALTTLFEIIDVAGRADLKTDLIKELERQRQALTALRVNPQIDQEALDAVIGEIEQGIAMLNQTVGKAGQLLADNEWLTSIRSRAIIPGGTCEFDLPAYYAWQHRPAEERRADILKWARPLVALRAGTSTVLRLLRESGQSGKVIATGGSYQQMLSGRSYQLMQVHLDDSLLAFIPEMSANKYMLWVRFTQQDGDLRPRSVDADIPFLLKLCNF, from the coding sequence TTGATCCTGTACGAATATCCTTTCAACGAACGCATCAGGACGCTGCTGCGCCTTGAAGACCTGTTCGATCGGCTGGATTATTTCCTTGGCCAGGAACACGCCCTGCAGCACCATGTCGCGCTGACCACGCTGTTCGAGATCATCGACGTGGCCGGCCGCGCCGATCTCAAGACCGACCTGATCAAGGAACTGGAGCGCCAGCGCCAGGCGTTGACCGCGTTGCGCGTCAATCCGCAGATCGACCAGGAAGCACTGGATGCGGTCATCGGCGAGATCGAGCAAGGCATCGCCATGCTCAACCAGACCGTGGGCAAGGCGGGCCAGCTGCTGGCCGACAACGAGTGGCTGACCAGCATTCGCAGCCGCGCCATCATTCCCGGCGGCACCTGCGAGTTCGACCTGCCGGCCTACTACGCCTGGCAACATCGTCCGGCCGAGGAACGCCGCGCCGATATCCTGAAGTGGGCCAGGCCCCTGGTGGCGCTGCGCGCCGGTACCTCCACGGTGCTACGGCTGCTGCGTGAATCGGGCCAGAGCGGCAAGGTGATCGCCACCGGCGGCAGCTACCAGCAGATGCTTTCGGGCCGCAGCTACCAGCTCATGCAGGTGCATCTCGATGACTCGCTGCTGGCCTTCATCCCCGAGATGAGCGCCAACAAGTACATGCTGTGGGTGCGCTTTACGCAGCAGGACGGCGACCTGCGCCCGCGTTCAGTCGATGCCGACATCCCGTTCCTGCTCAAGCTCTGCAATTTCTGA
- a CDS encoding DNA gyrase inhibitor YacG → MPAVVKCPTCGTKVEWIPENKFRPFCSERCKQIDLGAWASEKYVIGSKPGETPSPDLPEDEDD, encoded by the coding sequence ATGCCTGCCGTCGTCAAATGCCCCACCTGCGGCACCAAGGTGGAATGGATTCCCGAAAACAAGTTCCGCCCGTTCTGCTCCGAGCGCTGCAAGCAGATCGACCTGGGCGCGTGGGCATCCGAGAAGTACGTGATCGGCAGCAAGCCCGGCGAAACGCCGTCGCCGGACCTGCCGGAAGACGAAGACGACTGA